From a region of the Acidobacteriota bacterium genome:
- a CDS encoding MogA/MoaB family molybdenum cofactor biosynthesis protein has protein sequence MSYIAHRAEGPATTRCRVVTVSDTRTEETDRGGGAIVELLSHQGHDVAGKTIVPDDPARVRDALRAGIETPDVDVVIATGGTGITRRDGTYEVVAALLDKRIDGFGELFRALSYEEIGPAAMLSRACAGLASGTIVISLPGSENAVRLAMTKLILPELGHMVREARR, from the coding sequence ATGAGCTATATCGCGCACCGCGCGGAGGGGCCGGCGACGACCCGCTGCCGCGTCGTCACGGTCAGCGACACGCGGACCGAGGAGACGGACCGGGGCGGCGGCGCCATCGTGGAGCTGCTCTCCCATCAGGGACACGACGTCGCCGGCAAGACGATCGTGCCGGACGACCCGGCGCGGGTGCGCGACGCGCTGCGGGCCGGCATCGAGACCCCGGACGTCGACGTCGTCATCGCGACCGGCGGGACCGGCATCACGCGGCGGGACGGTACCTACGAAGTGGTCGCCGCTCTGCTCGACAAGCGCATCGACGGCTTCGGCGAGTTGTTCCGCGCCCTGAGCTACGAGGAAATCGGACCGGCAGCGATGCTGAGCCGCGCCTGCGCCGGCCTCGCCAGCGGGACCATCGTCATCAGCCTGCCCGGCTCGGAGAACGCCGTGCGGCTGGCGATGACGAAACTGATCCTCCCCGAGCTGGGCCACATGGTCCGCGAGGCCCGCCGGTGA
- a CDS encoding molybdopterin molybdotransferase MoeA, whose product MRPFRETIPIDEALRIVGEAARPLDRTVRVGLAAANGRVLAAPIVADRDVPPFDRAAMDGYAVVAADTSGAGPQAPAELRCVGTVHTGEVPTRALVRGECIQIATGAPLPDGADAVVMVEQTDRRGDAVEILAAVHARQHIGRRGADIEAGQTVLQPGDVLTPSRVGSIAALGIAEVDVYDRPRVGIVSTGDEIVEPGQPLAPGQIYDINRFTLGAVIGEHGGTATAHPITGDSLEALGAAVDAIIASGTDILVFSGGSSVGERDLTRDVLRRRGDVAFHGIAVKPGKPTAFGHIGSTPVLGMPGYPTSCLSNAYLLLVPLLRRMAHLPPHRTRTVSVPAAHRFASVGGRHQFYSVRVVDGAAVGAFKASGDITSMSQADGYIEIPMGIDAVEEGERVDITLF is encoded by the coding sequence ATGCGCCCTTTTCGGGAGACGATCCCGATCGACGAGGCCCTGCGCATCGTCGGCGAGGCCGCCCGGCCGCTCGACCGCACGGTGCGCGTCGGGCTGGCGGCGGCCAACGGGAGGGTGCTGGCCGCCCCAATCGTCGCGGACCGCGACGTACCGCCGTTCGACCGCGCGGCGATGGACGGCTACGCGGTGGTCGCGGCCGACACGTCCGGGGCGGGTCCGCAAGCGCCCGCAGAGCTGCGCTGCGTCGGTACGGTCCACACCGGCGAGGTCCCAACCCGCGCGCTCGTCCGCGGGGAGTGCATCCAGATCGCGACCGGGGCCCCGCTTCCCGACGGCGCCGACGCCGTGGTCATGGTGGAGCAGACCGACCGCCGCGGCGACGCGGTCGAGATCCTGGCCGCCGTGCATGCGCGGCAGCACATCGGCCGCCGGGGAGCCGACATCGAGGCCGGCCAGACCGTGCTGCAGCCCGGCGACGTGCTGACCCCGAGCCGCGTCGGCTCGATCGCCGCCCTCGGCATCGCCGAGGTCGACGTCTACGACCGGCCGCGTGTCGGCATCGTCTCCACCGGCGACGAGATCGTCGAGCCGGGACAACCGCTCGCTCCCGGCCAGATCTACGACATCAACCGCTTTACCCTGGGCGCCGTCATCGGCGAGCACGGCGGGACGGCCACTGCACATCCGATCACCGGCGACTCCCTCGAGGCGCTCGGCGCCGCGGTGGACGCCATCATCGCCAGCGGAACGGACATCCTGGTCTTCTCCGGCGGCAGTTCCGTCGGCGAGCGCGACCTGACCCGCGACGTGCTCCGTCGGCGGGGCGACGTGGCGTTCCACGGCATCGCGGTCAAGCCGGGCAAGCCGACCGCGTTCGGCCACATCGGCTCGACGCCGGTGCTCGGCATGCCCGGCTACCCCACCTCGTGCCTGTCGAACGCCTACCTGCTGCTGGTGCCGCTGCTGCGCCGCATGGCGCACCTGCCGCCGCACCGGACCCGGACCGTCAGCGTCCCGGCGGCCCACCGCTTCGCCTCGGTCGGCGGCCGTCACCAGTTCTACTCGGTGCGGGTCGTCGACGGCGCCGCGGTCGGGGCGTTCAAGGCGTCGGGCGATATCACCAGCATGTCGCAGGCCGACGGCTACATCGAGATCCCGATGGGGATCGACGCGGTCGAGGAAGGCGAGCGGGTCGACATCACGCTGTTCTGA
- a CDS encoding superoxide dismutase — MAHELPPLPYDYDALEPHIDAETMRIHHTKHHQTYVTKLNGALDGHPELAAKGVDELIADLGSVPEAIRTAVRNNGGGHSNHTLFWQVMSPNGGGAPTGAVARAIDAAFGSFDAFKERFAAAGVGRFGSGWVWLINAGGALSIESSPNQDSPVMDGKTAILGLDVWEHAYYLKYQNRRPDYISAWFGTIDWDEVNRRLG, encoded by the coding sequence ATGGCTCACGAACTGCCCCCGCTGCCCTACGACTACGACGCGCTGGAGCCGCACATCGACGCGGAGACGATGCGCATTCACCATACGAAGCACCACCAGACCTACGTCACGAAGCTCAACGGGGCGCTCGACGGGCATCCGGAGCTGGCCGCGAAGGGCGTCGACGAGCTCATCGCGGACCTGGGCAGCGTGCCGGAGGCGATCCGGACGGCGGTCCGCAACAACGGCGGCGGGCACTCGAACCACACGCTGTTCTGGCAGGTGATGAGCCCGAACGGGGGCGGCGCGCCGACCGGCGCCGTGGCCCGCGCGATCGACGCGGCGTTCGGTTCGTTCGACGCGTTCAAGGAGCGGTTCGCCGCGGCCGGGGTCGGCCGGTTCGGCAGCGGGTGGGTCTGGCTGATCAACGCGGGGGGCGCGCTGAGCATCGAGAGCTCGCCCAACCAGGACAGTCCCGTCATGGACGGCAAGACCGCCATCCTCGGCCTCGACGTCTGGGAGCACGCCTACTATCTGAAGTACCAGAACCGCCGTCCCGACTACATCTCCGCCTGGTTCGGCACGATCGACTGGGACGAGGTGAACCGGAGGCTCGGGTAG
- the nadA gene encoding quinolinate synthase NadA, whose translation MDVEELTRFEKTQIGERQALPDRYLGLSDDEMAERIARARADLGERLLILGHHYQRDEVIRFADCTGDSFKLARQAADRRDADYIVFCGVHFMAESADVLSAPHQQVILPDLAAGCSMADMAAADQLEGCWAELQALGAADVVPVTYINSAASIKAFCGARRGVVCTSGNAEPTLRWAWARGRQILFLPDQHLGRNTAWRMGVPLDEMVVWDPDLPNGGVDPDALRNARMILWKGHCSVHTRFTVPQVEHVRRTHPGVRVIVHPECTWDVVQAADDSGSTEYIIDRVAGSPPGSTWAIGTEIHLVSRLAAGLAPERTILTLDPIGCLCSTMFRVSPNHLLWVLDALRDGVVHNRISVPDREKEWTRVALDRMLEIH comes from the coding sequence ATGGACGTCGAGGAACTGACCCGGTTCGAGAAGACCCAGATCGGAGAGCGGCAGGCGTTGCCGGACCGCTATCTCGGACTCTCCGACGACGAGATGGCCGAGCGGATCGCCCGGGCCCGCGCCGACCTCGGAGAGCGCCTGTTGATCCTGGGACACCACTACCAGCGCGACGAGGTGATCCGCTTCGCGGACTGCACCGGCGACTCGTTCAAGCTGGCGCGGCAGGCGGCCGACCGGCGCGACGCCGACTACATCGTGTTCTGCGGCGTCCACTTCATGGCCGAGAGCGCCGACGTGCTGAGCGCGCCGCACCAGCAGGTGATCCTGCCGGACCTGGCGGCGGGCTGCTCGATGGCGGACATGGCGGCCGCGGATCAACTCGAGGGCTGCTGGGCCGAGCTGCAGGCCCTCGGCGCCGCGGACGTCGTGCCGGTGACCTACATCAACTCGGCGGCGTCCATCAAGGCCTTCTGCGGCGCGCGGCGCGGCGTGGTGTGCACGTCGGGCAACGCCGAGCCGACGCTGCGCTGGGCATGGGCGCGCGGGCGGCAGATCCTGTTCCTGCCGGACCAGCACCTGGGCCGCAACACCGCCTGGCGGATGGGAGTGCCGCTCGACGAGATGGTCGTCTGGGACCCCGATCTGCCGAACGGCGGGGTGGATCCCGACGCGCTGCGCAACGCTCGCATGATCCTGTGGAAGGGGCACTGCTCCGTGCACACCCGGTTCACCGTGCCGCAGGTGGAGCACGTCCGGCGCACCCATCCCGGCGTGCGGGTCATCGTGCATCCCGAGTGCACCTGGGACGTGGTGCAGGCGGCCGACGACAGCGGCTCGACGGAGTACATCATCGACCGGGTCGCCGGCAGCCCGCCCGGGTCCACGTGGGCGATAGGCACCGAGATTCATCTGGTCAGCCGGCTGGCGGCCGGACTGGCCCCCGAGCGCACGATTCTGACCCTGGATCCGATCGGCTGCCTTTGCTCGACGATGTTCCGTGTGTCGCCGAACCACCTGCTGTGGGTGCTCGACGCGTTGCGCGACGGCGTCGTCCACAACCGGATCAGCGTGCCGGATCGCGAAAAGGAATGGACGCGGGTGGCGCTCGACCGCATGCTGGAGATTCACTGA
- the mqnE gene encoding aminofutalosine synthase MqnE, with the protein MFARIASAGLRDVADKLDGGIRLDIEDGIRLFDAPDLLAVGWLANREREKRHGGRTFFNHNIRLEATNVCVASCLFCAFARLQPGDEGAYTMSLEQAWDKLRERADQPLTEVHVVNGLHPDLPWDYYLELLRGFKRIRPEIHLKCFTAIEIAFFAELYSMTDEQVLRDLMDAGLDSLPGGGAEVFSERVRRKICHDKADADRYLAIHRLAHRIGMRSNVTMLYGHIETAEERVDHMLRARALQDETGGFQAFIPLAFHPDNNRMEKLPAPTAADTLRVHAVARLMLDNFSHVKAFWIATGVGVAQTSLWFGVDDLDGTVQEERIYHMAGAPTPEAMTPAEISRLIRVAGREPVERDTLYNVVSQPA; encoded by the coding sequence ATGTTCGCGCGGATTGCCTCGGCGGGGCTGCGGGACGTTGCCGACAAGCTGGACGGCGGCATCCGCCTCGACATCGAGGACGGGATTCGGCTGTTCGACGCTCCGGACCTGCTGGCGGTCGGCTGGCTGGCCAATCGGGAACGCGAGAAGCGCCACGGCGGCCGCACGTTCTTCAACCACAACATCCGCCTGGAGGCGACCAACGTCTGCGTCGCCAGCTGTCTCTTCTGCGCTTTCGCCCGCCTGCAGCCCGGCGACGAAGGCGCGTACACCATGAGCCTGGAGCAGGCCTGGGACAAGCTGCGCGAGCGGGCCGACCAGCCGCTGACCGAGGTGCACGTGGTCAACGGACTGCACCCCGATCTGCCCTGGGACTACTACCTGGAGCTGCTGCGGGGCTTCAAGCGCATCCGGCCCGAGATCCACCTGAAGTGCTTCACCGCGATCGAGATCGCGTTCTTCGCCGAGCTCTACAGCATGACCGACGAGCAGGTCCTCCGCGATCTCATGGACGCGGGGCTCGATTCGCTGCCCGGCGGCGGGGCCGAGGTCTTCTCCGAGCGCGTGCGCCGCAAGATCTGCCACGACAAGGCGGATGCCGACCGCTATCTGGCGATCCACCGGCTGGCCCACCGGATCGGCATGCGCTCGAACGTGACGATGCTCTACGGCCACATCGAGACCGCCGAGGAACGCGTCGACCACATGCTGCGCGCCCGCGCCCTCCAGGACGAGACCGGCGGGTTCCAGGCCTTCATTCCGCTGGCGTTCCATCCCGACAACAACCGGATGGAAAAGCTGCCGGCCCCCACCGCCGCCGACACCCTGCGCGTGCATGCCGTTGCCCGCCTGATGCTCGACAACTTCTCGCACGTGAAGGCGTTCTGGATCGCCACCGGCGTCGGCGTGGCCCAGACCTCCCTCTGGTTCGGGGTCGACGACCTCGACGGCACGGTGCAGGAAGAGCGCATCTACCACATGGCCGGCGCCCCGACCCCCGAGGCGATGACCCCGGCCGAGATCTCCCGCCTCATCCGCGTCGCCGGCCGGGAGCCGGTGGAGCGCGACACGTTGTACAACGTCGTCTCGCAGCCGGCGTGA
- a CDS encoding trehalose-6-phosphate synthase has translation MSATIDTPEIRPRRPLVVVSNREPYQHTRARDGSIQWSPTTGGVAVALDALMRERGGVWIAHGSGEADRDVVDEHDRVIVPPDRPGYTLRRLWLTEEEAKQYYEGFANEGLWPLCHEAHVRPIFRKPDWERYQQVNDRFADVIEGELPNLSAPVFIQDYHLALVGGRLRRRQPGVKTAIFWHIPWPSADRLRICPWRREILTGLIGNDLIAFQLDRDRRNFLAAARESGLEVTRNTVRMGNRIVAVKAVPIGVDYDRIQRITQDPGLGAEQARLRQELGLDTPLIGIGVDRLDYTKGVLERLDALELLLERRSDVRDRLTFVQVGVPSRSSLPSYVDVVEAIDRKVADINARHGSGRAIRYRKSSFRIKRLVALYRLANFCVVSSLHDGMNLVAKEFVAAREDEDGVLVLSEMAGAAQQLHDALLINPYDVEGFTSAIEQAIDMPRDERRRRMHAMRRIVAGRDIFGWASDILEGLEQLNPRALPPAPGVRPAERERRSVSRVRIPPGSQPS, from the coding sequence ATGTCCGCCACAATCGACACACCCGAGATCCGCCCGCGCCGGCCGCTCGTGGTCGTGTCCAACCGCGAGCCCTATCAGCATACCCGCGCCCGGGACGGGAGCATTCAGTGGTCGCCGACGACCGGCGGCGTCGCCGTGGCGCTCGACGCCCTGATGCGCGAACGCGGCGGGGTCTGGATCGCGCACGGGTCCGGCGAGGCGGACCGGGACGTCGTCGACGAACACGACCGCGTGATCGTTCCGCCGGATCGTCCCGGCTACACCCTGCGCCGGCTCTGGCTGACGGAGGAGGAAGCGAAGCAGTACTACGAGGGCTTCGCGAACGAGGGGCTGTGGCCGCTGTGCCACGAGGCGCACGTACGGCCCATCTTCCGCAAGCCGGACTGGGAGCGCTATCAGCAGGTCAACGACCGGTTCGCCGACGTCATCGAGGGGGAGCTTCCGAACCTGTCGGCGCCCGTCTTCATTCAGGACTACCATCTCGCGCTCGTCGGCGGGAGGCTCCGCCGCCGCCAGCCGGGGGTGAAGACGGCCATCTTCTGGCACATCCCGTGGCCAAGCGCCGATCGGCTCCGCATCTGTCCCTGGCGGCGCGAGATCCTGACCGGCCTCATCGGGAACGATCTCATCGCCTTTCAGCTCGATCGCGACCGCCGCAACTTCCTGGCCGCAGCCCGCGAGAGCGGCCTCGAGGTGACGCGCAACACCGTCCGCATGGGCAACCGGATCGTGGCGGTCAAGGCGGTGCCGATCGGCGTCGACTACGACCGGATCCAGCGGATCACGCAGGACCCGGGGCTCGGGGCGGAGCAGGCGCGCCTGCGGCAGGAGCTGGGGCTCGACACGCCGCTGATAGGTATCGGGGTCGATCGCCTCGACTACACGAAGGGCGTTCTGGAGCGCCTCGACGCCCTGGAGCTGCTGCTGGAGCGGCGCAGCGACGTGCGAGACAGGCTGACGTTCGTGCAGGTCGGCGTCCCCTCGCGTTCCAGCCTACCCAGCTACGTCGACGTCGTCGAGGCGATCGACCGCAAGGTGGCCGACATCAATGCGCGGCACGGATCCGGGCGGGCCATCCGCTACCGGAAGTCGTCGTTCCGGATCAAGCGCCTCGTGGCGCTCTACCGCCTCGCGAACTTTTGCGTCGTCAGCTCGTTGCACGACGGCATGAACCTGGTGGCCAAGGAGTTCGTCGCGGCGCGGGAGGACGAGGACGGGGTGCTGGTCCTGAGCGAGATGGCCGGCGCCGCGCAGCAGCTCCACGATGCGCTGCTCATCAACCCTTACGACGTCGAGGGCTTCACCTCGGCGATAGAGCAGGCGATCGACATGCCGCGCGACGAGCGCCGACGGCGCATGCACGCGATGCGGCGTATCGTGGCCGGTCGCGACATCTTCGGGTGGGCGTCCGACATCCTCGAAGGGCTCGAGCAGCTCAACCCGCGGGCGCTGCCCCCGGCGCCGGGCGTTCGCCCCGCCGAGCGCGAGCGGCGCAGCGTCAGCCGCGTGCGGATTCCGCCGGGCTCGCAACCGTCGTAG
- a CDS encoding iron-sulfur cluster assembly accessory protein, with translation MIEVTAAAAKRIRDAMANDGVADGGLRVGVKAGGCSGFSYVFRWETEPRPDDEVFEADDMRIFVDPKSYKYLRGTVLDCDASMLGQSLIFRNPNAKSECGCGLSFDV, from the coding sequence ATGATTGAGGTAACTGCCGCGGCGGCGAAGCGGATCCGCGACGCGATGGCGAACGACGGCGTGGCCGACGGTGGGCTGCGGGTCGGCGTCAAGGCGGGCGGGTGCTCGGGCTTCAGCTACGTGTTCCGGTGGGAGACCGAACCCCGGCCGGACGACGAGGTCTTCGAGGCCGACGACATGAGGATCTTCGTCGACCCGAAGAGCTACAAGTACCTGCGCGGCACCGTCCTCGACTGCGATGCGTCCATGCTCGGGCAGTCGTTGATCTTCCGCAACCCCAACGCGAAGAGCGAGTGCGGGTGCGGACTGTCGTTCGACGTGTAG
- a CDS encoding aminotransferase class V-fold PLP-dependent enzyme, translating into MPELPVYLDHHATTPVDPRVVEAMLPYFAERFGNASSRHHAFGWTARDAVAAARRQVAELIGADPREICFTSGATESDNLAVRGVVAADPRRPLHVVTMTTEHHAVLDPCRRLEREGVEVTRVPPAPDGLCDVADVERALRPHTRLVSVMAANNEIGVIQPVARIAELTRPRGIVLHTDAAQAVGKVPVDVEALGVDLLSFTAHKMCGPKGIGALYVRRRRPRLSIDPLVDGGGHEQGLRSGTLNVPGIVGFGAAAAICQADLEEEGARVGRLRDRLLAGLRERLNGVSVNGSLAARLPHNLNVSFDGIEGESLLVGLDDVAVSSGAACTSVNPEPSHVLNAIGVSDALARASIRFGLGRTTTREDVDYAVDKVAGLVARLRELSPHAR; encoded by the coding sequence ATGCCCGAATTGCCCGTTTACCTGGATCACCACGCGACCACGCCGGTCGATCCCCGTGTGGTGGAGGCGATGCTGCCGTACTTCGCCGAGCGCTTCGGCAACGCGTCGAGCCGCCACCACGCGTTCGGGTGGACCGCCCGCGACGCGGTGGCGGCGGCGCGCCGGCAGGTCGCCGAGCTGATCGGCGCCGACCCGCGGGAGATCTGCTTCACGAGCGGGGCGACCGAGTCCGACAACCTCGCGGTGCGGGGCGTGGTGGCGGCGGATCCGCGCCGGCCGCTGCACGTGGTGACGATGACGACCGAGCACCACGCCGTGCTCGATCCGTGCCGGCGGCTCGAGCGCGAGGGAGTCGAAGTGACGCGCGTGCCGCCGGCGCCGGACGGCCTCTGCGACGTGGCCGACGTCGAGCGCGCGCTGCGGCCCCACACCCGGCTGGTGTCGGTGATGGCGGCCAACAACGAGATCGGCGTCATACAGCCGGTGGCGCGGATTGCGGAGCTGACGCGGCCGCGCGGCATCGTGCTGCACACCGACGCGGCGCAGGCGGTCGGCAAGGTGCCGGTCGACGTCGAGGCGCTGGGGGTCGATCTGCTCTCGTTCACGGCCCACAAGATGTGCGGCCCGAAAGGCATCGGCGCGCTGTACGTCCGCCGCCGCCGCCCGCGCCTCTCCATCGATCCGCTGGTCGACGGCGGGGGACACGAGCAGGGTCTTCGATCCGGCACCCTCAACGTGCCGGGCATCGTCGGCTTCGGCGCCGCGGCCGCGATCTGTCAGGCCGATCTGGAGGAGGAGGGCGCCCGCGTGGGGCGTCTGCGCGACCGCCTTCTCGCGGGGCTGCGCGAGCGGCTGAACGGCGTGAGCGTCAACGGATCGCTGGCCGCGCGCCTGCCGCACAACCTCAACGTCAGCTTCGACGGGATCGAGGGCGAGTCGCTGCTCGTGGGGCTCGACGACGTCGCCGTGTCCTCGGGGGCGGCGTGCACGTCCGTGAACCCGGAGCCTTCGCACGTGCTGAACGCCATCGGGGTCAGCGACGCGCTCGCGCGCGCCTCCATCCGCTTCGGCCTCGGGCGCACGACGACGCGGGAGGACGTCGACTACGCGGTCGACAAGGTGGCCGGCCTCGTCGCCCGCCTGCGGGAGCTGTCGCCGCACGCCCGCTGA
- a CDS encoding Rrf2 family transcriptional regulator, which produces MTTGAAFAADPMLRFSKKADYALIALKHLASCAPGSSSNAREIAGCYDIPVELMAKVLQRLVRTGIVASHQGTRGGYQLARAATLISVADVIQAIDGPVLVTACSDEDESCEQYAKCNVRDPLWRLKDRIVQSLASFTVNELVSDEPPEPLPLTVVRRPAESTFSVPAAAD; this is translated from the coding sequence ATGACGACTGGCGCTGCGTTCGCGGCGGACCCCATGCTGCGATTTTCGAAGAAGGCCGACTACGCGCTCATCGCACTGAAGCACCTCGCTTCGTGCGCGCCCGGAAGCTCGTCCAATGCCCGCGAGATCGCCGGGTGCTACGACATCCCCGTCGAGCTGATGGCGAAGGTGCTGCAGCGTCTCGTGCGAACGGGGATCGTCGCGTCGCATCAGGGGACCCGCGGCGGCTACCAGCTCGCGCGCGCCGCGACCCTGATCTCGGTCGCCGATGTGATCCAGGCCATCGACGGTCCGGTCCTCGTGACCGCCTGCTCGGACGAGGACGAGAGTTGCGAGCAGTACGCCAAGTGCAACGTGCGCGATCCGCTCTGGCGGCTCAAGGATCGCATCGTGCAATCGCTGGCTTCCTTCACCGTCAACGAGCTGGTCAGCGACGAGCCGCCCGAGCCGCTGCCGCTCACCGTGGTGCGGAGGCCCGCCGAGTCGACCTTCTCCGTTCCTGCCGCTGCCGATTGA